A window of Diorhabda carinulata isolate Delta chromosome 7, icDioCari1.1, whole genome shotgun sequence contains these coding sequences:
- the LOC130896852 gene encoding uncharacterized protein LOC130896852 isoform X1: MLEVRHHFVTINNPYLFAMANSNSHLIGYKVLAKHAKLCGAQNPSSITSTRLRKHLATLSQLFNLSDGEIEQLATFMGHTSGVHRNSYRLPDDVYQTAKISKLLMVMEKGGADQYKGKSIDEINIDMEKNLLSDRDSDNDSDEDENPIIRELLDTSKPSAQDFVPTNNVDGKPVAGTKKKKTRKLVPWTDDQKKVTLNYFKDHIKTKKPPKRFECEDLKTKYEKILNKDWLKIKVFVQNYYTKSRK; the protein is encoded by the coding sequence atgttagaagTTAGACACCATTTTGTGACCATAAATAACCCATATCTTTTCGCAATGGCGAATTCAAATTCACATTTGATAGGTTATAAAGTGTTAGCCAAACATGCTAAATTATGTGGAGCACAAAACCCATCATCAATTACGTCAACCCGACTGCGCAAACATCTTGCAACTTTATCGCAATTATTCAACTTATCAGATGGGGAAATAGAACAGTTGGCGACATTTATGGGACACACAAGTGGTGTTCACAGAAATTCCTATCGACTACCCGATGATGTTTATCAAACGGCGAAGATATCTAAACTGTTGATGGTAATGGAAAAAGGCGGAGCAGATCAATATAAAGGAAAatctattgatgaaataaacattgatatggaaaaaaatcttctaagtgACCGAGACTCTGATAATGATAGTGACGAGGATGAAAATCCAATAATAAGGGAACTGTTAGATACGTCAAAGCCATCTGCTCAAGATTTTGTTCCAACAAACAACGTTGATGGGAAACCTGTTGCAGggactaaaaagaaaaaaactcgtAAACTGGTTCCTTGGACAGATGACCAAAAAAAAGTCACACTAAACTATTTTAAAGATCATATTAAAACTAAGAAGCCCCCTAAAAGATTCGAATGTGAAGatctgaaaacaaaatatgaaaaaattctaaacaaagATTGGCTAAAAATCAaagtatttgttcaaaattattatactaaaaGCAGAAAATAG
- the LOC130896852 gene encoding uncharacterized protein LOC130896852 isoform X2 has translation MNTESSPCTPEDPFNASSSEDSLYCPSSDEDSCSDVDENPAPKKTKKPNINKSSTQMKITTDYVNSPSIGVYDTAKDNEYDLNVPNTSSSRQLITKKTMDKDQDLCNNSR, from the exons atgaatacagAGTCATCTCCATGTACACCGGAAGATCCTTTTAATGCTTCGTCAAGTGAAGATTCTCTATATTGTCCTAGTAGTGAcgaa GATAGCTGCTCAGATGTTGATGAGAATCCAGCACCGAAGAAGACTAAGAAACCTAATATAAACAAAAGCTCAACCCAGATGAAGATTACTACTGATTATGTTAATTCGCCCTCTATTGGAGTGTATGATACAGCTAAAGATAACGAATACGATTTAAATGTACCGAATACTTCAAGCAGTAGACAGTTGATTACTAAAAAAACGATGGATAAAGACCAAGATTTATGTAACAATTCAAGGTAA